The following nucleotide sequence is from Barnesiella viscericola DSM 18177.
GGTATTCAAATCCTACGGTAAAGTCATCGAAATCGCCGAGGTAAAGAAAGAAAATGCCAAAAAATTATACATCACCCTCGGTAGCGAGGACGGTATCCTCAAAGGTCAAAAACTCGATGTGCGCGTACAGAAATCGATTGGTGGCCGTACCATCTACAAAGTAATCGGCGAAATCAAGGTTGAATCGGTTGAAGGGGCTGATATCTCGCTCTGCAAAGTGACCAAGGAGGGAAAAGAGATCTACAAGGCCATGACCGAAACCCCCGACGACGTATCGGTTGTCACCAAAGTAAACCAAAACATTCTGGGCCTTTAATCCCCTTTATTTAAACACATTACAATCAGCACTTCCATAAAGGAGAGGCATGACGCCCTCTCCTTTATGGAACTATCATCACACACAAAAATTCCATGAAGAAATTTACCTGGCTACTCCTTTTTTCCCTCTCGGTAGCTACATTGCAAGCACAAGATAATTTTTCAAGAGATGTCATCTATCTCAGCGGTGAAGGCACAATCACATTGAAGTCGACCGCATCGTCTTCCGAAAAGAAACAGGCCATTCCCATGGCAGTAAAATCGGCCATCGACACCTATCTGTTTGCAGGAATCCAGGGAGTTGACGATGGTAAACCTATCCTGAAAGAGTCAGACCGTTCAACCCACTCCTACTATTTCGACCGCCTGTACGAGAACAACCGTTACGCCGTATTTGCCAAACCCACCGACTCGCCCAAGCCCAAGAAGAATGCTCTCGGCCTGTGGGAGGTTACCGTCACCGTGCTGCTGTACAAAGATGCTCTCGACCGGGATCTTCTGCAAAACGACATGCGCCAACCCGAAGCCTCGGAAATGTCAGCCGAAGAGGTCTCCGACAACGGCATCAACCCCTCAATCATGGTGGTTCCTTACAAACAAGATAATGAAACTTACCAACAGATACTCTCACGCGATTCGGACAAACGTATAGCCATCAGCAAAGTACAGGAAGAGTTCCGCTCGATAGGCGTGACCACCGTCGATTTCGAGGCCAAATACAATGCCGCCCTGCGCTCCAATGAGTTTGAATATGAAAACGCCGGCTCCTTCGACGACCAACTTATCAAGAGCAGTGGAGCCGACATCTACGTCAGCGTCGATATCATCAAACGCAACACCGGGTCGAAAGGCAGCGTATCGCTCACCCTCAAAGCCTACGAAACGGCAACCGGTAATCTGTTGTCGTCCAAAATATCCAACTACTCGGGTACGACCTCGTTCGACCGCCTGTGTGTAGGAGCCATTCACAAAGTATCGGAAGAGTTTCTGGCCGAAGTGGTCGAGAGTCTGGCCAAAACCATAGACCGGGGTACCTCGGTTACACTGCGCGTTGGCATTGCCGAAGGCTCGTACCGCACGCTCAACGACGAGGTAGGCAACGACGGATTATTCGTCATCTCGGACTATATCCGCACCTGGATACGCAAGAATGCCGTCGGCGGTGTATTCCATCAACAGGGTAAAACCGACCTATCAATGATTCTCGACAACATACAAATTCCCAACAAAGACGAGAACGGGATTCTGCAAGATGCCAACGACTTTGCCGTGCGGCTGACCCGCTATCTGAAAAAGCTGGGTATCAATGCGTCGAACCGTCTCGACGGAAATACCATCTACCTAACCATTGAAGATTAATCATGAAACGAGTTCTTATACTTATATACGTGGTTACACTTACCTCTTTGACCTTTGCCGGGAATCCGCCGGCATGGGTCAAAGCCAAACCGGTAGACAATGACTACTACATCGGCATCAGTTCGGCACTAACTACCGAAAAGAATTTCCAACAGGTGGCCCGCGACAAGGCCTTGGGCGACCTCATCGGCGAAATCAACATCGAAATCGAGAGCTCCTCGCTGCTGAACCGGCAGGAGATCGACGAGCAATACAGCGAGTCGTTCCGCCAGGACATCAAGAGCACAGCCGTTGCTCAGTTGGAAGGTCACGAAATGGTCGACAGCTACAACGACGGCGAGCGCTACTGGGTCTACTACCGACTGAATAAAGCCGAATATGAAAAGCTGATGCAGAAACGGCTCTCCGATGCCATCAACCAGGCCTACGGCTATTGGGTAAAGGGCCTTCAAGCCGAAAAGGCGGGACAGCTGGTCGACGCCATGGATCTCTATCTCTCGGGGCTGTCGACCATCGAGGAGTATGCCAACCGACGCCTTCCCGTCGACCACCAGGGGAAGAGTACCGACGTAGGCATCGAGCTCTACACGTCGCTCAAACTGCTCTTCTTCGACCTCACGATTCGCACCAATCCGCAAAAGATAACGGCACAATCGTTCAGCAAAGAGCCCTCAATCGTGCAGATTGAGGTTCTCCGTGGAGAGACTCCCGCCGTAGGGCTCCCCCTGAAAGCACGTTTCTCGATAGGCGAAGGCTCGGTATCGCTTGACTCCAAGACTCAGAACGACGGTTCGGCAACGCTCACCCTCACCAACATCACCTCGAAACTCACCTATCAGGAGATAGAACTTCGTGTCGACGTGAAGGTACCCACCCGTTTCAACACCTCGTTCATGAAGCAACTCACCGACGACCTGTTCGACCATATCCCCGTCATCAAATTACCCGTAGAGGTGGAGCAATCCCCGCTCAAAGTCATTCTCTACACCAAAGACCATGACACCAATACAAGCCTGCTCAACATGATTTCGAGCTACCTGAACGACTATTTCGACATCGTATCCGACCGGGAAAGCGCCGACCTTTCCATCTGGGTCACTCCCTCTATCCGCAAGGGGGGTATCGTCAAGAGCGAGATGTATGACCTTTACGAAATATTCGCCTCGTGCGACCTCACAATCACCGATTTGGCCACGGGCAATATCGTCGCCAACTTCGGGCTGCAAGATGTGCGTTCGCTGGTTCCCGAGAACAGCTCCAATTCCAAGATTCGGTCTACCGCACAGCGCGACCTGTTCAAGAAACTGCGTCCGGTCATCGAACGGAACCTGCAAAAGGCCCACTTCTCACGAAAGGCGCAATCGGCCACCGACCTCTCCCCCGAGGACTACGATGACACCTCGATGCCCGAAATTATCGAATAGCAGAAACAATTCAATTATTTACTAATCTATAACATCAATCAACATGAAAGCAATCAAATTGTTTGTGATATCACTGGTCGTGATGTCTTTAGCATCTTGTTCTTCGGCCAAACAGGCTACGGTCAACAACGGTGAACAAGAAATTGAGCAACTGTGCCATTTCCTCACCAACGAAGAGTATTTCTATGCCAACGCCACGGCCGAAAGCACCGACATGCAGATGGCCAAGGACAAAGCCGTCAACTCGGCTCGGGCTGCTATCGCCGCCTCCATATCGACGGCCGTAGAGAACTTCTCCAAACGCTACCGTAACGATGTAAACAACGAGTTGAACGAGAAGACCGAAGAGCGTCTGCAAATCCTCACCAAACAGACTATTTCGGGCTCGACCGTCGTTTGCGACCGCATCGTTCGCACCGTCGATGGCAAATACAGATCCTACATCTCGGTAGGTCTCTCGAAAAATCAGATTACCGACGCCATCGAAAGAGCTATCATGGAAGATGAGAAGTTGAAACTCGATTATCAACAAGCTCAATTCGACAAGGTAGCCGATGCCGAGATTACCAAAGCCGACGTTCAAGGCCAAGGTACTCAAAGTGCTCAATAATTCTGCTATCAAAAAAAGGGACCAGACTAATAGTACAACAACAGGGGGGCCGAACAGTCGGTACCCCCTATTTTTATGCCTGCAAATCGACGATTCCTCCCGAAGCAAGCATTACTCTTCGCCCAACCATACAAACGGCCGTGGGACGCCACGGCTCCCCGCTCCTATCTCTCTCCTTCTCCCCCCCCCTAAAAACAGCCGGGGCTGCTCTCCTGCATGGAGAGCAGCCCCGATTATATTCCTATTCAACCGACCGTTTAGTCGATGATGTCAAAACCGCAGTAGGGCACCAGCACCTTCGGGATCTTGATACCCTCGGGGGTCTGGTTGTTTTCGAGCAATGCAGCCACGATACGGGGCAATGCCAAGGCACTGCCGTTGAGCGTGTGGCACAGGTGCATCTTCTTGTCGGCACCGCGGTAGCGGCAGTGCAGACGGTTGGCCTGATAGCTCTCGAAGTTGGATACGGAGCTCACTTCGAGCCAGCGTTTCTGGGCGGCCGAGAATACCTCGAAGTCGAAGGTGATGGCCGAGGTGAAACTCATGTCGCCACCGCACAGACGCAGGATATGCCAGGGCAATTCAAGGCGTTCTACCAAGCTCTGCACGTGGTCCTTCATCTCTTCCAGAGCCTCGTAAGAGTGGTCGGGGTGTTGTATTTGCACAATCTCCACCTTGTCGAACTGGTGCAGACGGTTCAATCCGCGCACGTCTTTGCCGTACGAACCGGCTTCGCGACGGAAGCAGGCCGAGTAGGCGGTATTCTTGATGGGGAGGTCGCTCTCGTTGAAAATCACGTCGCGGTAGAGGTTGGTCACCGGTACCTCGGCGGTAGGAATCAGGTAGAGGTCGTCCTCGTTGCAGTGGTACATCTGACCCTCTTTATCGGGCAGCTGTCCCGTGCCGTAACCCGATGCAGCGTTGACTACATAAGGCGGCTGTATTTCGAGGTATCCGGCCTCGCGGGCGGCATCGAGGAAGAACGAAATCAGGGCACGTTGCAGGCGGGCACCTTTCCCTTTGTAGACGGGGAATCCGGCACCGGTAATCTTCACACCCAGTTCAAAGTCAATCAAATCGTATTTCTTGGCCAGCTCCCAGTGCGGCAGGGCATCTTCGGGCAGATTGGGCATAACGCCACCGGTCTTCTCGACAATGTTGTCGGCAGCGGTACGGCCCTCGGGCACCCCGGCATAAGGCAGGTTGGGGACGGTTAACAGAATATCGGTAATCTCTTTCTCGGCCGATACCATCGACTCTTCGAGTGTTTTGGTCGACTCCTTGATGGCAGCCGTCTGAGCTTTCACGGCCTCGGCCTCCTCTTTCTTTCCGGCTTTCATGAGTTGCCCGGTCTGGGCGGCCAAGCCCTTCAACTCGGCCAGTTTCCCGTCGAGTTCGGCTTGCGAAGCACGACGTATCTTATCCAGTTCGAGCACCCGGGTGATAGCCTCTCTCCCGTCGAAATGCTTGATAGCCAACCGGCGTATCACATCTTCGGGATTCTCTTTAATGACACTTAATGTAAGCATAGTCTAAATTTCGTATATTGTATTCTCGTTTACGACAACAGTTCCTTTACTTTGGTCGAGATGGCACGACCGTCGGCACGACCGGCCAGCTGCTTGGTGGCGACACCCATCACCTTGCCCATCTCCTGCGGGGTCTTGGCACCCACCTGGGCGATGATGGCTTTGAGGGCTTCGGTCAACTCCTCGTCGGTCATCTGCTTGGGCAGATAGGTTTCGATAACGGCAGCCTCGGCCAGTTCGGGTTCGGCCAGATCGGGACGGTTCTGCTCCGAGTAGATCTGAGCGCTCTCCTTGCGTTGTTTCACCATCTTGGCCAATATCTTCATCGCCGTCTCGTCCGACAGTTCGCCGTCGGCACCCTTGGCGGTTTTAGCTTCGAGAAACTCTTTCTTGATACCCCGCAGGGCTTCGAGTCTTACCTTGTCTTTTGCCAGCATGGCACTTTTTATGTCGTTGCTGACCTGATCAAATAAATTCATCTTCTTCTATATTTTACAGGTTTCTATCAAAATTTTATGGTGCGGCGACCACCGTTGCCGCTATCCTCGCGCTTCTCGCCCCCCTCGAAATTGTCGCGGAAGTCTTTGGGGCGGTCATAGGCGGGAGCCTTCTCGAGCTTGTCGATGAGCTCGTCGTTGTCGAGCTGGTCGGGACGCAACACGATGTATTGCGACTGGGCGATGTGCTCGTCGGCATCGCCTCCGTACTCGCCTTTGAAGGTCAGGTCCGAGACCTCGAAACCGGTGGCCAGAATGGTAATCTTCACCTTCTTGCCCAGCGAAGAGTCGTGGGTGTAGCCCCAGATTACCTTCACCCGTTTCTTGAAGCGGGTCATGAAGGCACTCAACTCTTTCGACTCCTGAATGCGCAGCTCGTCCGACTCCTCGGGCGAGAAATAGAGGTTGAACAGCACCCGCTCCGAATCGTAGATGTCGCTCTCTTTGAGCAGCGGCGAAATCAAGGCATTCTGTATGGCCTTGCTCATGCGGTGTTCGCCTTCGCCCTCGCCGGTACTGATTACGGCAGCACCTCCGTTTTTAAGGGTGGTGCGCACATCGGCAAAGTCGAGGTTTATCTTACCGTTCTTCGACACCAGTTCGGCAATACTGCGGGCCGCGTTGGCCAAGGCGTCGTCGGCCTTGGAGAAGGCGTTGGTCCAGGAGAGGTCGGGATAGATTTTGCACAACCGCTCGTTGTTGATGACCAGCAGGGCGTCGACGTGCTTGCGCATCTCCTCGACACCGGCAAAGGCCTGCAAAATCTTGGGCTCGCCCTCGAAGAGGAAAGGTATCGTGACGATACCCACCGTGAGCATGCCCTTCTCTTTGGCGATACGGGCCACGACGGGTCCGGCACCGGTACCGGTACCACCACCCATACCGGCGGTGATGAATACCATGCGGGTCTCGTCCTCGAACAGGGCCGAGATGCGGCCGTCCTTTTGCTCATACTCCTCGGCCAGGCGCTTTCCCTCTTCGGGTTCGCCCCCGGCACCTTCGTCGCCGATAGCCACCTTGATGGGCACCGGCGAGTCGCTCATGGCTTGGGGGTCGGTATTGCAAAGAGCCAGGCTCACTCCCTGGATATTCTGACGGTACATGTAATTGACGGCATTACCACCGCCGCCGCCTACACCCACTACCTTTATCTTGATAGGCTCGTCCTTCTTCTGTTCAACTCCGGGGACGATGAAGTCGGGTAACTGAGAGTTATTTATATCCATATCGTTCATGGCGTTCATCTTTTAAAAATTATCGTTTTCATCATCGAGCAGCGTCTCGGCCTTCCGCAGCATGTCTTTCCACTTGCCGAAGAGACCGGGCCCTTTGGACTTTTCCTTCTCCTGTTTCTCCTTCTCCTTGCGCTCTTTCTCGCGCTTCTTCGCCTCCTCGGCTTCGCGCTTGCGCTGCTCTTTCTCCTCGCGTTTGCGACGTTCCTGCTCCTCGCGCTCCCGAGCCTTCTGCTCTTTCGGGTCGACCGGTTTTACCTCCTCTTCCGGAGCCTCGTCGTGCGGCTCGTCGACAGCCTTGGGCAGTACCGTCACGCAGTTCTCCCGGCCGCAATAGAGCAGACCCAGAATTTGCAGATAGTCGGCGCTCTTCGATTGCGAAGCCACGTCGAGCAGCATGTCTTGCCGCAGAGCTCCTTTGCGCACCCGAATGTCGCACTTCTCGGCCAGCAGTTCGGCCAGATTGGAGAGTTTGGCCGCGCCACCCACAATCACCATGCCGGCGCCCAGACTCTTGCGGTCGCACTTGGCATAATCGAAGTGGGCGTTGACGTTGGCCACAATCTCCTCGATACGGGCCTTGACCACCTTCGAGAGGTCGAGGCTCTTGATTTCGGAGAGGTTCTCGCCGCGCAGCGTGATGTTCGACTCCTCGCCCATCACCTTGGCCGAACCCAACCGCACCTTGAACGACTCGGCCTCGGGGCCGGTCACTTTGAGCGTCATGATGTCGCGCGTGATGTTCTGCCCGCCCAGCGGTATGGTCGAGAGGTAGCGCAGCAGTCCGTCCTTGTAAATCGATACGGTAGTCGTCTCGGCGCCGAAATCGACCAGCATGACACCGGCCTGACGGTCCTCGTTGCTCAGTGCCACATAGGCGGTCGAGAGGGCCGTGGGGATATAGCGAATGACCGAGGGTTCTCCCCGGAAGCATTGGGCTACGCTCCGTTTGAGTTCGTCGCGGGCGACAATCAGTTTCAGCCCCATTTTCAGGTTCGAGCCTTCCAGCTCCTCCCGTCCCGTGCGCAACTGGTCGTCGACCGTCACCTCGGTGCGGACCACCTCCAAGATGTCGGCCCCGGCGATAGGCATCTCGCGGGCCTCCTCCTGCAAGTGGCGGATTATCTCCTCGGTAATAATCGTACCCTCGGGATAGTCGCGGCTGATCATGTGGTCCTCGGCATGCAGCGACTGACCGCCGATACCGACATAGACCTGTTTGATTTTTTTCGAGGTACTTATCCGGTTGTTCAGTTTCCGGATCAAGCGTTTTATCTTAGACGAAACATCGTCGGCATTGACCACGAAGCCTCGTTTCACACTGCCATTCAACGGTTCGGTATCTATGCCAAGCACAGTAACCACACCTTTCAGAGAGCGGGTTGCTATCGCGCCCGTAATCTTCGAGCTCCCGATCTCAATAGCTACTATGTATCTATCCGTATCCATATTGTTATATTGTTATTTATTTCACCATTTTTTCCGGCGGGTACAAACCACCTGGTCCTTGAACTTCAACGAGACGGTGTCGTACATCGACCAGCCCGTCTGGTTGAAGACCTGTCGATAGACCTGCATCAGGTTATCGAGTTTCGCCTCATAATCCTGTGCCGAGCCCAACAGAATCGTCTGCCGTCCCACCCGGGGAATCAACTCTATTTCATGACGCTCATTGACATAGATTTGTTCAATCTGAGCGTTCCAAAACGAGTCGTTGTAAATGTACCGGGCCAGCGGCAGCAGGTCGCTGTAAGTCATCACGCTGTCCACACACCCGGTGACCAGAGGCAAGTGAGCCCGATATTGAGCCCGGGCCACCATGCGACGCCCCTCGGTATCGACGTAGTAGTTGCCACCATTGGCCATGACCCGCATCACGGGCACGCGCTGGGTGACCTCGACACACACGATGCCCCCCGCTTTCTTATAACATTCGACCGAACCCAACACGCCGTTCAGCCGCAGGGTCCGCTCCATCTTCTCGGTGTCGATCTGGCTCAACGGTTTGCCGCAGGGATCCAAATCGTACTCCTCGATATATCCATACACATCGGCCGGTGAGACATAGTGCAGGGCAGCACTGTCGAGTATCTCGACCTGCAAGTCCCGGCACTTGTCTTCTGCCGCGTAGGAGCGGAGAATAAAGAACGAAACAAACAGGTAGACAACGAGTACTACCATGAACAAAAATCTCAACAATACCTTCATTTCGCCTCCACAATCGACGCTATCTGGGGCAGCAGACGGTCTATGTCACCGGCCCCCATGGTCAATAAAACGTCAAAGTTACACTCTTTTATCCGTTCTAACAACTTTTCGCGCAAACAAAGTTCTTTCTCTCTGCACGTTATCTTGTCGAAAATAATCTGCGAGGTGACTCCCGGTATGGGCTGCTCGCGGGCCGGGTAGATATCAAGCAGGATAACCTGGTCGGCCATCGAGAGGGCCTCGGCAAACTGAGGGGCAAAGTCGCGGGTGCGGCTGTACAGATGGGGCTGGAAGATGACCGTGAGCTTGCGCCCGGGATAGAGCGCCCGCACCGAACGGATACTGGCCTTCAACTCGTCGGGGTGGTGGGCATAGTCGTCGATCATCACGCGGTCGTCGCGTTTCACCCAGAACTCAAACCGCCGTTTGGCTCCGCGGAACGAGGCCATGGCCCGGCGCATGTCGTCGTCGGTCACACCGTTCAACCGGGCAATCGCCATGGCGGCTACGGCATTCTCGATGTTGATGTCGACGGGGACTCCCAGCTCCACATCGGCCACCACGCCGTCGGGGGCCACGAAGTCGAACACGATGGTGCCGTTGCCTACCCGGATATTCCCGGCATGGAAATCGCCGCCGTCGCGGGCCGAATAGGAATAGACCTTAACCCCCTCCTGCACGCGAGGCACCAGCTTGATGCCCCGCTTCATGACCAGGCAGCCGCCCGGCTGTATGAGCGAGGTAAAGTGGGTGAAACTTTCGAGGTAGGCCTCCTCGGTACCGTAGATGTCGAGGTGGTCGGGGTCGGTAGCCGTCACCACGGCCATATAGGGGTGCAACCAGTGGAACGAGCGGTCATACTCGTCGGCCTCGATGACCGTGAAGGGCGAGTGGTCCGACAAGATGAGGTTGCTGTCGTAGTTGCGCAAGATACCGCCCAGAAAGGCGTTGCAGCCGATGGGCGACTCGTGGAAGATGTGGGCCGCCATACTCGACGTGGTGGTCTTGCCATGCGTTCCCGAGAAGCAGAGGCCCTTGCTCGACTGGGTGATGAGTCCCAGCAGCTCGGCCCGCTTGATTACCCGGAAACCCTGCTCCCTGAAATAGACCAGACCGACATGGGTGGCGGGAATGGCCGGCGTGTACACGACCAGCGTCGTGGCCGGGTCGCGACAGTAATCGGGAATGAGGTCGACCGACTCGTCATAGACAATCTCCAACCCCTCGGCTTGGAGTTCGGCCGTCAGCGGCGAAGGGGTGCGGTCGTAACCGGCCACCCGGTAGCCCTTGGCCAGGAAATAACGCACCAGCGCACTCATACCGATACCGCCGGCGCCTATGAAATAGAGTGAGGTATATGATTTCATTTCTTATCGACTATATCAAAGATTATATCGGCAATGCGCGCTGCCGAATCGCGCTGGGCCAGCAGGGCAATCTGCCGGCTCATCGACTGCAACTGCTCCTCGTCGTGCACGACCGAAAGGGCACAGGGCATCAACCGCTGACGGGCTTCGGCGTCGCGCACCAAGATAGCGGCCCCTTTCGACGAGAGGGCCTGGGCATTCTTGGTCTGATGGTCCTCGGCCACATTGGGCGACGGTACCAGAATCACCGGCTTGCCCAGCAGGCAGAGTTCCGAGATAGAGCTGGCCCCGGCTCTCGAAATGACCAGGTCGGCTGCCTTGTAGGCCAGGTCCATGCGGGCGATAAAG
It contains:
- a CDS encoding GatB/YqeY domain-containing protein; the protein is MNLFDQVSNDIKSAMLAKDKVRLEALRGIKKEFLEAKTAKGADGELSDETAMKILAKMVKQRKESAQIYSEQNRPDLAEPELAEAAVIETYLPKQMTDEELTEALKAIIAQVGAKTPQEMGKVMGVATKQLAGRADGRAISTKVKELLS
- a CDS encoding DUF6175 family protein, with amino-acid sequence MKKFTWLLLFSLSVATLQAQDNFSRDVIYLSGEGTITLKSTASSSEKKQAIPMAVKSAIDTYLFAGIQGVDDGKPILKESDRSTHSYYFDRLYENNRYAVFAKPTDSPKPKKNALGLWEVTVTVLLYKDALDRDLLQNDMRQPEASEMSAEEVSDNGINPSIMVVPYKQDNETYQQILSRDSDKRIAISKVQEEFRSIGVTTVDFEAKYNAALRSNEFEYENAGSFDDQLIKSSGADIYVSVDIIKRNTGSKGSVSLTLKAYETATGNLLSSKISNYSGTTSFDRLCVGAIHKVSEEFLAEVVESLAKTIDRGTSVTLRVGIAEGSYRTLNDEVGNDGLFVISDYIRTWIRKNAVGGVFHQQGKTDLSMILDNIQIPNKDENGILQDANDFAVRLTRYLKKLGINASNRLDGNTIYLTIED
- the serS gene encoding serine--tRNA ligase — encoded protein: MLTLSVIKENPEDVIRRLAIKHFDGREAITRVLELDKIRRASQAELDGKLAELKGLAAQTGQLMKAGKKEEAEAVKAQTAAIKESTKTLEESMVSAEKEITDILLTVPNLPYAGVPEGRTAADNIVEKTGGVMPNLPEDALPHWELAKKYDLIDFELGVKITGAGFPVYKGKGARLQRALISFFLDAAREAGYLEIQPPYVVNAASGYGTGQLPDKEGQMYHCNEDDLYLIPTAEVPVTNLYRDVIFNESDLPIKNTAYSACFRREAGSYGKDVRGLNRLHQFDKVEIVQIQHPDHSYEALEEMKDHVQSLVERLELPWHILRLCGGDMSFTSAITFDFEVFSAAQKRWLEVSSVSNFESYQANRLHCRYRGADKKMHLCHTLNGSALALPRIVAALLENNQTPEGIKIPKVLVPYCGFDIID
- the ftsZ gene encoding cell division protein FtsZ, whose product is MNDMDINNSQLPDFIVPGVEQKKDEPIKIKVVGVGGGGGNAVNYMYRQNIQGVSLALCNTDPQAMSDSPVPIKVAIGDEGAGGEPEEGKRLAEEYEQKDGRISALFEDETRMVFITAGMGGGTGTGAGPVVARIAKEKGMLTVGIVTIPFLFEGEPKILQAFAGVEEMRKHVDALLVINNERLCKIYPDLSWTNAFSKADDALANAARSIAELVSKNGKINLDFADVRTTLKNGGAAVISTGEGEGEHRMSKAIQNALISPLLKESDIYDSERVLFNLYFSPEESDELRIQESKELSAFMTRFKKRVKVIWGYTHDSSLGKKVKITILATGFEVSDLTFKGEYGGDADEHIAQSQYIVLRPDQLDNDELIDKLEKAPAYDRPKDFRDNFEGGEKREDSGNGGRRTIKF
- a CDS encoding LPP20 family lipoprotein translates to MKRVLILIYVVTLTSLTFAGNPPAWVKAKPVDNDYYIGISSALTTEKNFQQVARDKALGDLIGEINIEIESSSLLNRQEIDEQYSESFRQDIKSTAVAQLEGHEMVDSYNDGERYWVYYRLNKAEYEKLMQKRLSDAINQAYGYWVKGLQAEKAGQLVDAMDLYLSGLSTIEEYANRRLPVDHQGKSTDVGIELYTSLKLLFFDLTIRTNPQKITAQSFSKEPSIVQIEVLRGETPAVGLPLKARFSIGEGSVSLDSKTQNDGSATLTLTNITSKLTYQEIELRVDVKVPTRFNTSFMKQLTDDLFDHIPVIKLPVEVEQSPLKVILYTKDHDTNTSLLNMISSYLNDYFDIVSDRESADLSIWVTPSIRKGGIVKSEMYDLYEIFASCDLTITDLATGNIVANFGLQDVRSLVPENSSNSKIRSTAQRDLFKKLRPVIERNLQKAHFSRKAQSATDLSPEDYDDTSMPEIIE
- a CDS encoding cell division protein FtsQ/DivIB, with product MVVLVVYLFVSFFILRSYAAEDKCRDLQVEILDSAALHYVSPADVYGYIEEYDLDPCGKPLSQIDTEKMERTLRLNGVLGSVECYKKAGGIVCVEVTQRVPVMRVMANGGNYYVDTEGRRMVARAQYRAHLPLVTGCVDSVMTYSDLLPLARYIYNDSFWNAQIEQIYVNERHEIELIPRVGRQTILLGSAQDYEAKLDNLMQVYRQVFNQTGWSMYDTVSLKFKDQVVCTRRKKW
- the murC gene encoding UDP-N-acetylmuramate--L-alanine ligase; translated protein: MKSYTSLYFIGAGGIGMSALVRYFLAKGYRVAGYDRTPSPLTAELQAEGLEIVYDESVDLIPDYCRDPATTLVVYTPAIPATHVGLVYFREQGFRVIKRAELLGLITQSSKGLCFSGTHGKTTTSSMAAHIFHESPIGCNAFLGGILRNYDSNLILSDHSPFTVIEADEYDRSFHWLHPYMAVVTATDPDHLDIYGTEEAYLESFTHFTSLIQPGGCLVMKRGIKLVPRVQEGVKVYSYSARDGGDFHAGNIRVGNGTIVFDFVAPDGVVADVELGVPVDINIENAVAAMAIARLNGVTDDDMRRAMASFRGAKRRFEFWVKRDDRVMIDDYAHHPDELKASIRSVRALYPGRKLTVIFQPHLYSRTRDFAPQFAEALSMADQVILLDIYPAREQPIPGVTSQIIFDKITCREKELCLREKLLERIKECNFDVLLTMGAGDIDRLLPQIASIVEAK
- a CDS encoding LPP20 family lipoprotein, with product MKAIKLFVISLVVMSLASCSSAKQATVNNGEQEIEQLCHFLTNEEYFYANATAESTDMQMAKDKAVNSARAAIAASISTAVENFSKRYRNDVNNELNEKTEERLQILTKQTISGSTVVCDRIVRTVDGKYRSYISVGLSKNQITDAIERAIMEDEKLKLDYQQAQFDKVADAEITKADVQGQGTQSAQ
- a CDS encoding cell division FtsA domain-containing protein, giving the protein MDTDRYIVAIEIGSSKITGAIATRSLKGVVTVLGIDTEPLNGSVKRGFVVNADDVSSKIKRLIRKLNNRISTSKKIKQVYVGIGGQSLHAEDHMISRDYPEGTIITEEIIRHLQEEAREMPIAGADILEVVRTEVTVDDQLRTGREELEGSNLKMGLKLIVARDELKRSVAQCFRGEPSVIRYIPTALSTAYVALSNEDRQAGVMLVDFGAETTTVSIYKDGLLRYLSTIPLGGQNITRDIMTLKVTGPEAESFKVRLGSAKVMGEESNITLRGENLSEIKSLDLSKVVKARIEEIVANVNAHFDYAKCDRKSLGAGMVIVGGAAKLSNLAELLAEKCDIRVRKGALRQDMLLDVASQSKSADYLQILGLLYCGRENCVTVLPKAVDEPHDEAPEEEVKPVDPKEQKAREREEQERRKREEKEQRKREAEEAKKREKERKEKEKQEKEKSKGPGLFGKWKDMLRKAETLLDDENDNF